Sequence from the Flavobacterium lindanitolerans genome:
AATATTGCGCCACCACAAGACTCTGAGGTTCTGTTCCTTTATTGAACATGAATTTGTTGTTTCCTGGTTTCAATCTCAAGCCATTATCCACAAATTTAGGTTCTTTTCCGCTTGTTGGCAGGGAAGCCAAATATTGCTCCAATAAAGGTTTTAATGTATTTTCATCTATATTTCCAACGAAGAAGAAGTGGTAACCATCTGCTTTTCCAAATTCATTCTTGTAGATTTCAACAGCACGCTGCGGATTTATGGATTTAATTTGCGCCTCAGTTGGAATTACCATTGGTCGAAGCGGATTGTTGTTGTACATTACATTTACAAGCGTGTCCACAAAAGCTGCCTGTGGGTTGGATTTGATAAATTTAAGCTGCATCTGCATCTTGCTAACATATCCGTTAAACAGGCTTGGGTCAAGACGAGGTTCTGTCAGTTCCAGATAGTTCAATTGTAAAAGACTTTCGATATTCTTGATATCAGACCTTCCTCCTATTTCATTGGTAGTTTCACCCATAGATTGTCTTACAGAAATATTCTTTCCTGTCAATGATTTGTTCAGGTCTGTTGGCGTAAACTTGCCATAACCCATAGTTTCAATTACAGAAGTCAGCATAGATACTGTCGCCTTATCTTCAACTCCATACGCATTTGTACCTCCTTTTTTAACACCTGTGAAAAGGATTTCGTCACTCTTGAATGTAGTTGGTTTTACGGTAACTTTAACTCCGTTACTCAAAGTGTAGGTAGTCGCTTCTAATTTGGCGTCTTTTTCCACTTTAGTAATTTTCCCTTTTGCAGGCATTTTATCCAAAAGAGTAGTACTTATGGCAACTTCTGCTTTTTTCTCTGCTTTTTGGGTAAACGATTTTTGTATAGCTGCCAATAAGGTAGCGTCATTGTTTATAAGCGCATCTTTTGTTTCAGAACTTAGCACATAAGCAAAGAATTTCTCCTTGTCTTCTTTTGAAAACAGTTTTTTGAATGCAGCTGTTACTTCTTCAGGCGTAATGCCCGGAAGCAGGGTTTTGTATAGTTCCAGTTCTTTTTCGATACCAGGAGCCGCCTGACCTATGAAAAAGTTTTCTTCATATTCGCCTAAATAGGCTACTGAATTAGTCGTATTGCGTTCGTTATACTGTTTTTCAGCATAGCTTAGCAAACTCTTTTTAACCAATTCCAACTCGTCTTTCGTAAAACCGTATTCTTCAATGCTAAGCAATTCTTTTACCGCAGCATTAAGAGCCGTAGTCAAATCAGCCACCGGTATTACCGTTAAGCTTAATGCCTGATAGTTTCTGATGTAGGTTGAATTGCTTGTCTGTGCAGCTGAAAATGGAGGTGTTGCTTCTGAAGCAAGGTCACGGTAACGACGGTTGATAGCGCTAAATGCTAATTGTTCAACCAATGTATTTCTGTAATCGCCTACTGTTTTGTCTGCTTCTGTTTTTCTTGGAGAGAAATTAAGAGACAATCTTGTTGTAGTCTGCTCAGGGTCTGTAAGGAACATAACTTCCTGTTTAGTATATGGACCTGCACCGTGTTCTACACGCTGTCTTGGGCTGCCTGGATTCACAAGTGAACTGAAATATTTTTTCACCAAAGCTTCACCTTGTGCCGTAGTCACATCTCCCACTACTACTACAGCCATCAAATCCGGACGGTACCAGTCTTTGTAGAATCTTCTCAAAACATCCGGCTTGAATGTTTTTAGTAATTCTTCTTTCCCTATTGGAAGTCTTTCGCTGTATTTAGAATTCAAAAGCGGCGGAAGGAATTTTTTTCTTAGTCTGCTAATCGCACCCAGATTTGCTCTTGCTTCTTCAAGTACAACTTTTCTTTCCTCGTCAATATCCTTGTCTGTCATCAAAGCACCCTGAGCCCAGTCTTGCAGGATTTGGAAAGCCGTTTCCAGATTTTTAGGATTGTCTGTAGGAATTGGCAGCATGTAAACCGTTGTATCAAATCCGGTTTCTGCATTCAGGTCGGCACCAAATTGTACACCCATTGATTGCAGATTATCCACCAGTTTGTTTTTTGGAAAGTTTTTGGTTCCGTTAAACAACATGTGCTCTGTAAAGTGAGCCAATCCCTGTTGGTCATCGTCCTCCATAATAGAACCTGTATTTACAAGCAGACGAAGTTCTACCTTTTTCTCAGGCTTGCTGTTGGGACGGATGTAATATTTCATTCCGTTTTTCAAAACCCCTGTAGTTGTTTTGGGGTCTGTAACCAGCTTCTCGCTAAGATTCTGCGCGGTTGCACTTTCTACAGCCATGAGACAAACTGCCCCATAGAAACCAGCCGATAAGATGATTTTAAATAATTTGTTTGTCATTTTCGGTTATAGTTTTAAGCTTAATAGTTTACCAATAACATACCTCTATGCTATTACAATTACACATTTGTCATACTTTGTTATTTTTTGTTACAAATTTTATAATGTGTGTTGTGTCAAATTATTTAAAAAATTGTTATGTCTTTGTTTGTGGGGATTTTTGGGAGAAAAAATTCCTTTAGTTAGTCAGAAATTAGCGCGACATTTCTTTCTTAATCAAGAAATTCACCCCTAACAGATTATACTTATGGTTTCCTAAAAACATAAAATTTATATTGCAACAATAATGATATCTTATAAAAATTGCCCCGCAAGTTCCCCACATTAATTCCTTGGCTTTGGGTCAAGATAGAAATTAATAAGGTGCCTGCGGGGCGGTAAAAATCAACAGTCAACTCTAATGGGTTGAATACCGTTATCTTTTGTTATAATTGGAATATTCTGAAAGTGTCTGGACCGGTGTTGCCTGTCCTAAGAACTTAGCCATCATATCCAGATTTTCGGTGGTAGTGAAATAACGCTTTGCCTGTTCGTTCCAGCTATATTTTATAGTAAGATCAAACTTTTCAGCATTCAGCATTTTGATTTTCAAAGGTTTTTCGTTGATAGCCTGTACCTGTTCTACTTTTTTGGTTTTAAGATTGATGGTCATATACATACGGCAGTCTTTCATGAAAGCAGCATCTTTATCAGAAGGATTTGGATTCTGTTTGTAGCTTATAACCAATTGGCCCGGCGTTTCTTTTTCAATTCTGTAGGTCGCATCATCTGTTTGGGCTGCCGGCTGCTCTTTTTTCTGATTCTTACGAAAAGAATTGGTATCAGAACGCGAAGCCGATTTACCGTCTACAGTAAGTACTGTCCATTGTTCTTCTTTTGGCAATGACGGGTCAAACTGTGCCCTGATTACTTTTTGGCTGGCTGAAGTTATTGTGGTCTGTTGAAGCTCATAAGCATAATTCTTAGGAAGCTGCAGATTTTCCGGATTAAGAACACCTGTATCAATATTATGTTTTGCAAAGGCATCCAACACTGCATTTTTTTGGGCTGAAACACCTATTGTCGATAATACCATAAAAAGAGCTAATAGCAATTTCATTCCATTTTGCACTCCCGATTTTGTTTCTTCATGAGCCATTCCTATTCTGCCCATTGCATTACTTTTTTTCATAATTCTTCTGTTTTATTATTTTGATGGGGCAAAATTAGGAGCGGCGTTTGGCCCTTTGGAAGGTTTACTGAGCGAAACGTCCAAATTAAAAGGTGAAATGTCTGTAGGGTAAAGTGAAATGATTTGAGATTACTATCTGGAAACAGTTGTAATTGTAGTCTGTTAAAAAAGCTGATTTTGACGGCTTATTTCAATTATATTTTTTTAGCACGCGGATTATCACGGATTAAAATAATTACGTGGATTTAAGAAGTTTTTTAAACTTAGTGTCTCAGAAACTTAGTACCTCTTTTTTAGCCACAGATTAAATCAATTACACAGATTTACGAGTCTGTATAAAATGAAAGTGAACTTTGCGGCTCTGCGCCTTTGCGAGCAACTATTTCAAGCAAAGACGCAGAGCCCCAAAGCAAAAAACATAAACTTATTGGAATCTATTTTGATGTAATAAAGCTTCTAATAATCCAGCCATTCCTTAAACAAAGGTGCTTTTGTACGGCTTACGATAACTTCTTCCGGAGCGTTTTTGATTTTAAGCTTTAGCTTACCATTAAAATAATTCTGCACCTGTTCAATAGAATTAGCCTGTACGATATACTGGCGGTTGACCCTGAAAAAATTTCTGGGTTCCAATTCCTGTTCCAAAGCTTCCAAAGTTTGTGGCACTACTACCTTTTCATTAGTAAAAAGATAGGCATAGCTAATGTTGAGATGCGAATAAAAAAAGGCAATATCTTCCACATTAATTTTTCGGTAGGCATCTCGATACGGTAGCAGGAAACGCGTTCGGTATTCCTTGGGTTGCATTTTGGCTAGTAGTCCTTCCATAAAATCGTGTGGTATTTGCGGTGTTTGCGTAGTCTGTTCAAACTTAGTTAAGGCGACTTCTAATTCGTCCTTATCAATCGGTTTTAGCAGATAATCAATGCTATTGTATTTGAAAGCTTTAACAGCATATTCGTCATAAGCGGTCGTAAATATCACGGGACATTTAACCTCAACGCGATTAAAAACTTCAAAACTCAACCCATCGGCCAGCTGTACGTCCATCAGGATCAGATCC
This genomic interval carries:
- a CDS encoding M16 family metallopeptidase, which codes for MTNKLFKIILSAGFYGAVCLMAVESATAQNLSEKLVTDPKTTTGVLKNGMKYYIRPNSKPEKKVELRLLVNTGSIMEDDDQQGLAHFTEHMLFNGTKNFPKNKLVDNLQSMGVQFGADLNAETGFDTTVYMLPIPTDNPKNLETAFQILQDWAQGALMTDKDIDEERKVVLEEARANLGAISRLRKKFLPPLLNSKYSERLPIGKEELLKTFKPDVLRRFYKDWYRPDLMAVVVVGDVTTAQGEALVKKYFSSLVNPGSPRQRVEHGAGPYTKQEVMFLTDPEQTTTRLSLNFSPRKTEADKTVGDYRNTLVEQLAFSAINRRYRDLASEATPPFSAAQTSNSTYIRNYQALSLTVIPVADLTTALNAAVKELLSIEEYGFTKDELELVKKSLLSYAEKQYNERNTTNSVAYLGEYEENFFIGQAAPGIEKELELYKTLLPGITPEEVTAAFKKLFSKEDKEKFFAYVLSSETKDALINNDATLLAAIQKSFTQKAEKKAEVAISTTLLDKMPAKGKITKVEKDAKLEATTYTLSNGVKVTVKPTTFKSDEILFTGVKKGGTNAYGVEDKATVSMLTSVIETMGYGKFTPTDLNKSLTGKNISVRQSMGETTNEIGGRSDIKNIESLLQLNYLELTEPRLDPSLFNGYVSKMQMQLKFIKSNPQAAFVDTLVNVMYNNNPLRPMVIPTEAQIKSINPQRAVEIYKNEFGKADGYHFFFVGNIDENTLKPLLEQYLASLPTSGKEPKFVDNGLRLKPGNNKFMFNKGTEPQSLVVAQYFGEMPYSEDMALKANMIGDILTIRVIEKLREEMGSIYSGGFQGSMDKEPYSNYSIQTQLPTGPESVEPILKQTEAEIAKLKKDGPEQKDLEKVKIAIIERRREEIKTNQYWIGKLQQLQFSGDSVERFLNFEKELNKITVQDMKAAANKFFDGKNSFIGVLNPEK
- a CDS encoding LytR/AlgR family response regulator transcription factor, whose protein sequence is MSALRNILILEDEKLNSERLLRLLSQIRPDVKIAGIMSSVAKAADWLSENECPDLILMDVQLADGLSFEVFNRVEVKCPVIFTTAYDEYAVKAFKYNSIDYLLKPIDKDELEVALTKFEQTTQTPQIPHDFMEGLLAKMQPKEYRTRFLLPYRDAYRKINVEDIAFFYSHLNISYAYLFTNEKVVVPQTLEALEQELEPRNFFRVNRQYIVQANSIEQVQNYFNGKLKLKIKNAPEEVIVSRTKAPLFKEWLDY